The region caaaattctgcatatccttggagaattgataagaTATAtaccatttgcaaagaaaatatgagtgagcaAAACACCTGTCTTTTatgtcttatgggattcacattcaactgtaggtcataacagaatggcacatcaCATCAGAATGGCAATcacaaaacattgcaacaaataaaaaaattaactgaccccaaaagtctgcatacccttagttcttaatactgtgtattagcatcaatgacagcgtgcagtcttttgtaatagttgtctatgaggccctgaattcttgcaggggGTATAGCAGCCCATTTGTCtctgcaaaatgcctccaggtaatgcaaagtctttggtcgtcttgcatgaacagcACGtctgagatctccccagagtggctcgatgatattaaggtcaggggactgtgatggccactaaagaaccttcacctttttctgctataaccattggagggtcaacttagccttgtgcttagggtcattatcGTGCTGGAAAGTATAAAAGcttcccatgcacagctttcgtacagaaaaatgctaattgtttgccagtattttctgataacatgctgcatttatcttgccatcaattttcacaagattccctgtgcctttagagatcaccccccccccccccccaaaaaaaacatcagtaagccaccaccatgcttcacagtgggaatggtattctgttccTTATAGGCCTTGTTCACAcctctccaaatatagcgcttcttggttgtgaccataaagctctattttggtctcgtcactccaaattacagtgtgccagaagctgtgagccatgtcaaggtgttgtcgggcatattataAACTGGCTTTTTAGTGGCATTGGCGCAACTCGACcacgcagctcatttttgttcaagtaacctcgtattgtgctcctttgaaacaaccacaccgtctttttccagagaagcctggatttctcctgaggttaccagtgggattttctttgtatccctaaCAATTCTTCTAGcatgttttggctgaaatctttcttggcttggtatcaagaaatacccgaattttccacttcttaataagtgattgaacaatactgactggcatttgcaaggctttggatatctttttatatccttttccatctttataatgttccattaccttgttatgcaggtctctggacagttcttttctgctccccatggctcagtatccagcctgctcagtgcatacATGTGAGAGCTAAAAAACTATTTATACAGACACTAACCGCaattaaaagccacaggtgtgggaaattcacctttaattgctattttcacctgtgtgtgtcactttgtgtgtctgtaacaaggccaaacattcaagggtatgtaaacttttgaacagggccatttgggtgatttctgttatcattatgatttaaaaaggagccaaactatgtgataataaatggcttcatatgatcactatccttcaagaaaatatatgtttgcatgatcagtcatattttcagaatttcacaatttctgccagggtatgcaaacctatgcaCAACTGTAGGTACACAAGAACTGTTGtaaaaaagacaataaaataGCAACAGAGTTACCATGTAGTCTACCACAGCTGTAAACAAGTAATAAGACATAATAGCAACAGCTCCCGGAAAGATTAGCATGGTTTTAAAGAAGACAACATATCATTAGGCTAGTAGTAGCACATAACTACTGTAAAGAAGACAACATAACAGAAACATAGCTATTAGGTAGAGTAGTACTTTTGTAAAGAACACATTGCCTGTGCAGCATAGCTTCCAAAAAAGATGAATACTGTTGCAAAGTAACATGGTTACTAGGTACTCTAGCGTCTGTTGTAAAGAAGACAACGTCAAAGCAACATAGCTATCAGGGAGGTTAGTACTGAACTGTTGGTAAGAAGACAACGTCAAAGCAACGTAGCTATCAGGGAGGTTAGTACTGAACTGTTGTAAAGAAGACAACGTCAAAGCAACGTAGCTATCAGGGAGGTTAGTACTGAACTGCTGTAAAGAAGACAACATCAAAGCAACATAGCTATCAGGGAGGTTAGTGCTGAACTGTTGGAAAGAAGACAACGTCAAAGCAACGTAGCTATCAGGGAGGTTAGTACTGAACTGTTGTAAAGAAGACAACGTAACAGGAACATAGTCTCTAGGTAAACTACTTCTGTTGTACAGTCAAAATAACAGCAACATAGCTACTAGGTTGTACAAAAGCGTTTGGTGtaaaatgtgattaaaatgtctttataaaataaatgtaattgattgattgatgaagataaaaacataacagcaacatAGCTACAAGGTATGTTAATTAGCACTGTTGTAAAGAAGACAACATAACAGAAAAATAACTATTAGGTAATTAAGAACTGTTGTAAAGTAGATAACTATATCAGCATAACAGGTACTAGGTACAATAAGACAAACAATAAGACAAACAGTAGCTGTTAGACAAGCCTACTAGTATAGACCATCTACTGTTTGACTGCAGACCCTAGAAAATCAACATTCCATGtacagaatgagacaaaaaacaaGCATTAGTAACTGTGACAACAGACAGTTAACATaagattattttaataaaaatgtataccatTACTCAGAGCCATATGTTTAGAAATACTCACCTCCTCAATGTTCCGGATCCAGTTCTTTATGTTCTCAAAGGACTTCTCATTGCAGATGTCATACACTAACATAATGCCCTGCAAAATACCAGAAAACGGCATCTGATATCTGCATTTCAGATCTCTTTACTACATCTCATGTCTCCAATGCAACTCATGTCTCTACTGCATCTTATGTCTCTTTACTACATATCATGTCTTGGTTTTATCATATCTTTTACTACATAGCATTTCTCTTAACAGCATGTCATGTGTCTTTACAACAAGTGATTGGCTTTACTACATGTCATGTGTCTATACTACATCGCATATCTCTTTACTACATGCCATGTTTTTAAAGCATACCATGTCTTTTTTCCTGTATCTCATGTCTTTTACAGAAGCCACTGCTAActatataaagaaaataaagacataGATGTCCCCACAGATGCAATCCAAGGTAAATCAGGTATCAGCCAAGTCACTAACCATGGCCCCTCTGTAATAGGCTGTAGTGATTGTCCTAAACCGCTCCTGGCCAGCTGTGTCCCTGGGAAACACAATGTTAAAAAATGTCACACGTACTGTGGctgcagggttagggttagccagGGATAGGGTTAGCCAGGGATAGGGTTAGCCAGGGATAGGGTAagccagggttagggttagccagGGATAGGGTTAGCCAGGGATAGGGTTAGCCAGGGTTATAGGGTTTTCCGGGATTAAAGGGTTAGCCAGGGTTATAGGGTTAGCCAGGGTTATAGGGTTAGCCATGGTTATAGGGTTAGCCATGGTTATAGGGTTAGCCAGGGTTATAGGGTTAGCCATGGTTATAAGGTTAGCCATGGTTATAGGGTTAGCCAGGGTTATAGGGTTagccagggttagggttagccagggttatagggttagggttacggtTAGCATCGGTTAGGTTAAGTTAGAGTTTGCCAGGGTTAAGGTTATCTATTTAAGTATTAAAAAGGCATAGGGATAGCCAGGCATGTTAGCAGGGGAAATAAGCCATCCATCTCTACTGTTTCACACTCCAATTACAAGCTAGGAAGTGATGTAGGGCTGGCAATTCCCCCATGTGATTAACTTATAATGTAGGCCTGgctataatatttatattcctCTATGTGAATAACTTATAATGTAGGTCTGgctataatatttatattcctCTATGTGAATAACTTATAATGTAGGCCTGgctataatatttatattcctCTATGTGAATAACTTATAATGTAGGCCTGgctataatatttatattcctCTATGTGAATAACTTATAATGTAGGCCTGgctataatatttatattcctCTATGTGAATAACTTATAATGTAGGCCTGgctataatatttatattcctCTATGTGAATAACTTATAATGTAGGCCTGgctataatatttatattcctCTATGTGATTAACTTATAATGTAGGCCTGgctataatatttatattcctCTATGTGAATAACTTATAATGTAGGCCTGgctataatatttatattcctCTATGTGAATAACTTATAATGTAGGCCTGgctataatatttatattcctTTATGTGATTAACTTGTGATGTAGGCCTGGCTataacaaatattattctgTGCAACTCAATTATAATGAATGTAGGCAATAAAGTCTATATTACCTATGTGATTAAGTTATTATATAGGTTGTTTTTATGACAGATATATTCTCTATATGACATAATGTAGGTTTGTCTTTACATATATATTCTCGATAAGATATAATGTAGGTCTGGCTATTACAGATATATTCCCTTTAAGATATAATGTAGGCCTGGTTAATATGACAGTTACAGAATGCACTGTTGGAGAGCTGTGGAAGTATATATGTGTAGAATGTCGTGGAGGCAGACCTACCATATCTGCAGCTTTACTCTCTTCCCGTTTAGCTCTATTGTTCTTATTTTGAAATCAATTCCTGAAATCAGAGACAAAGATGATGTGCAGTTGTGCTTATATGACCATTCTAATAATAGGTCGTATAGTGCTGTACGGAGAAGGATAGCTTATAAACAAAGGGAAAGCATATTAAAGTCAACATTTATTGGGTCAGGTTACTGTATTAACCAATAGGAGCTCTCATAAAGGAACAATAATTTGTCTCTTTAAATCTCAGCCAAACCGGCTAAACGCTATACCGCAACACACACGGAGCCGGTGATTCCTTGAACTAACCgattgttgaaataaaggtggTGTTGAAGGCGTCTTCGCTGAACCTGAAGAGTAAACATGTCTTCCCGACACCGCTATCTCCGATCAGCAGAAGTTTGAACAGATAATCGTACGTTTTAGCCATTTAAAACACCGTCCTTGGTTAATTATGACAATGAAATAAGAGTCCTccagccaagtcaacacctccAAAACCTCCCCGGCTGTCTGGCTGGtagggaatggggggggggggggtgacgtcATGTAATCTCTCCCAGTAAGGTATACTAGTGTTCTGCCAGCAGCACTAAAGATGACGTCATAATCGTGTTGCAATGAGGAAGCCTTCAGAATAAAAGTGCCAATGTCAATATATTGCATAGCGTATAAGTCGTTCTGAAGATGGTAAAgtgtaaagaaaatacattttaaaaagttttcTAATGAACGCAAAGAGCACATAATATAAGATTTAtataggtttaaaaaaataattaaaccacAAAAATATGCAAGACTCTGTACCTGAATTTGGCCTGATGCAAAAACCCTAGATGTTGTGCCGTGGAACACAGCTTTCGAGAAGTACTCACCTGGCAAGTTGAAAGGCAGATGAGTTCAGAAAGAACTAGCTTCTTTCTGTTAAGACTTTTAGCAAAGGTTAAGGTCTATCTCTCTCCCAAACATTTTTAGAGAAAGttatccatgcttttatcaCCTCTCTGCaagattattgtaattttttgtaCATGGGGGTAGAACAGTCATTTCTGAATCTGCTCCAATATAGTACAAAATGCAGCTGCTCGTCTTTGGAAAAAGAAAGCGTGAACACATAACAGTATTGGCCTCCCTCCAATGGCTTCCTGTCCGTTTCAGGATTGATTTAAAGATTTTATTGCTTGTTTT is a window of Esox lucius isolate fEsoLuc1 chromosome 19, fEsoLuc1.pri, whole genome shotgun sequence DNA encoding:
- the LOC105007100 gene encoding ras-related protein Rab-8B isoform X1; this translates as MAKTYDYLFKLLLIGDSGVGKTCLLFRFSEDAFNTTFISTIGIDFKIRTIELNGKRVKLQIWDTAGQERFRTITTAYYRGAMGIMLVYDICNEKSFENIKNWIRNIEEHASSDVEKMILGNKCDMTDRRQVSRERGEKLAIDYGVKFLETSAKSSLNVEEAFYTVARDIMDSLDSKTSDTDPPGGGTGGAVKITEKRISSKKIKSLLKCSLL